The following are encoded in a window of Macaca thibetana thibetana isolate TM-01 unplaced genomic scaffold, ASM2454274v1 unplaced_scaffolds185, whole genome shotgun sequence genomic DNA:
- the LOC126947363 gene encoding uncharacterized protein LOC126947363 — MTAFAWRGVWGRLVLGERAVPTGRRAGLPERDRVRDGRETGDMWPLVLGLWLRLLRGPRWPDPGLVRGLLGGLPRGRSASQAGRRGTALVSVAVGSRGRVFLVARPCLRVACPS; from the coding sequence ATGACCGCGTTCGCGTGGCGCGGGGTGTGGGGCCGCCTGGTCCTTGGGGAGCGAGCCGTCCCCACGGGGCGGCGCGCCGGTCTCCCGGAGCGGGACCGGGTCCGGGACGGACGAGAAACGGGCGACATGTGGCCCCTGGTGTTGGGCTTGTGGCTGAGGTTGCTTCGGGGCCCCCGGTGGCCGGACCCGGGGCTCGTGAGGGGGTTGCTCGGTGGGCTGCCCAGGGGCCGTTCGGCGTCCCAGGCGGGGCGCCGCGGGACCGCCCTCGTGTCTGTGGCGGTGGGATCCCGTGGCCGTGTTTTCCTGGTGGCCCGGCCGTGCCTGAGGGTTGCTTGCCCGAGTTAG